One window of the Sebastes umbrosus isolate fSebUmb1 chromosome 1, fSebUmb1.pri, whole genome shotgun sequence genome contains the following:
- the wnk2 gene encoding serine/threonine-protein kinase WNK2 isoform X10, whose protein sequence is MDSSTDPPLGSTFSSAPDLDSDINANARRLVYQNGTDHNVNIQKGASDPSASTDYRALVRQRFIRRSLWMSDSEEQQQQQQQQQQQAVESVSISQVPRIDLRSIRTRVLQVTPHLSLQETSSTEEEKRSHQVGLKDSEHTESESEEEKKREDSKSQVEEPKVEVEVEVATSDVTGKAGSDENEEEPGMKAVSTSPGGRFLKFDIELGRGSFKTVYKGLDTETWVEVAWCELQERKLSKAERQRFKEEAEMLKALQHPNIVRFYDFWESPVKGKKCIVLVTELMTSGTLKTYLKRFKVMKPKVLRSWCRQILKGLHFLHTRTPPIIHRDLKCDNIFITGPTGSVKIGDLGLATLKRASFAKSVIGTPEFMAPEMYEEHYDEAVDVYAFGMCMLEMATSEYPYSECQNAAQIYRKVTSGVKPASYSKVSDPEIKEIIGECICNKWEERYSIKDLLNHAFFAEDTGVRVELNEDDDGKKSSIALKLWVEDAKKLKGKYKDTGAIEFSFDLVNEVPEVVAQEMVESGFFLDCDVKVVGKSIRDRVALIKWRRERTVSSANGEAAVKKPQQNLLQVPGAVVPQAPTLATTDYDDQEVEPQTLICTVPAATSTTSDSGVSTAMQLDNLNNQQDGLYQSLPEPISTAQMIYSPPAQADPQLHQGPYQQPTAQASHENYTLTSTQLHQGAYQQTTGQLHPGAYHQPAAQLHQGPCQSQTCHLQPAAVLPQVQMIAPQGNLEDIHLWAPVHPVLPAVQPPLWGSGVDAETSAAGRDLIVAPTVPTPASISATAQVETQAPAQTPAQNQPPLPISVQAPVMPQTPALTLVNAPTSVPMQVPTSVQTIAPVQAPGSASGLTFGTPKGSSTSSDTSSAIGKPKHSVPGLGSAQIPGTLPDPAPVAAPVLQPAGIQTAVSLSECASLATPQQNFELTSASSTLQQEPCVEDVLQDKPVSLPSYFYDSVNSDVASGKETSDGYDSLASGGKGDGKPRKHHRKSARTRSRQEKTSKPKLSMLNVSNTGDKMVECQLETHNHKMVTFKFDLDGDAPEEIATYMVENGFILLLEKEIFIDQLKDIVDKAEDMLNEDLEGERASALSCSPEQGQLSEGLVGESQQPGGPQPVYQQNVLHTGKRWFIICPVEETPTSSQETPSDGTATQSPGSSANTQPADSGTARPSVSREEGSSSTMSGGSGGFTYDLYGFCSPPIMSNTDPLLLATLSPPVSAPPTLQSVTSVEPVASSVQPSVHQAQPARAQTLPPSSPHTSFPVDESQGSPLGSVSPIQAAQQMPDMTCPVSMADEVPCCPLVMPLSLDVSGLQAGSPLTPLPLQEPGSAKEPLSVSYASAVRSERPQQPVVMHQPFSSVGGTKVSSVPQSPAPSQHGAGPGESDGEGRLGRGGFVDSTIKTLDEKLRNLLYQEYAPMYPSGSVAETPGSGTEYIQSPPGPDSAAGGSGNSTPGLMGEGRYRAGEQLPQIPERMDSLSTLSDSAVCASLSRRHVPHSASCSGTRGRFKIMSVPPEVANRRDVKQRSWSSAASPAHPIGYNEDHGQAEAMSASTTIGRFSVVSTEDDITQRTRCSRYSAPPDFYLDTPPSMAKRASLPHALTSNSVSVDVTVHARFLSSDSGAESSPAKLAPATPSQHTRSERRGSDLMKRAVAFLRRSGRSSSVQSSDSPNRHGGVHGSAYASSDNDSEMEDSDMKRELQRLREKHLREISELQAHQRGEVELLYRRLGKAPPTGLGLSHVAPHAGRRKRSSKHRLKPGKLLSPLVQQFRNVTTKTSDSSRSSAAAGAGEPTVSLNGSPAKGSLPTHGRARSCTSHLPSSTTEPVQTQQPCSLKGSFSSDNIYAGLRGDGTGTQAPPGQGWSNQPQTSERVTYKSSSKPRARFLSGPVSLSIWSTLKRLCLGKERGNRSGAGPGPFNQSQQPPTGATPPSHQPVMGLAQAQANNSNNKTGTYTGSSMSANENNLPEDLQRLMEDWAQEVLIVTHRPRTNSLSISGQQLWNQVVPRTRGQLASASDVSWTASGPEACSLPVSWPDSPGSTVMTGPSTGPGYQLHSPAAFRALSSSLSVSQWPGLLFPLPSGVFAFPAVPSAQDAHSPIPAPSYQPPDPKARTL, encoded by the exons atggattCAAGCACAGATCCGCCACTTGGATCCACATTTTCCTCAGCACCTGATTTAGATTCGGACATTAATGCAAATGCACGTCGGCTTGTATACCAGAATGGGACGGATCATAATGTTAACATCCAGAAAGGAGCCAGTGACCCCAGCGCGTCCACAGACTACAGGGCGCTGGTCCGACAGAGGTTCATCCGGAGGAGTTTGTGGATGTCAGACtctgaagagcagcagcagcagcagcagcagcagcagcagcaggcagtggAGTCTGTCAGCATCAGCCAGGTGCCTCGCATTGACCTGCGGAGCATCCGGACGCGGGTTCTGCAGGTAACCCCTCACCTGAGCCTCCAGGAGACCTCcagcacagaggaggagaagaggagccACCAGGTGGGACTGAAGGACAGCGAGCACACAGAGAGCGagagtgaggaggagaagaagagagaagacaGCAAGAGTCAAGTCGAGGAGCCAAAGGTAGAGGTGGAGGTTGAGGTTGCAACCTCGGATGTCACAGGTAAAGCAGGAAGTGACGAGAACGAAGAGGAACCCGGGATGAAGGCCGTGTCCACTTCACCTGGGGGGCGATTCCTCAAGTTTGACATTGAGCTGGGCCGAGGGTCCTTCAAGACCGTCTATAAAGGTCTGGACACCGAGACCTGGGTCGAAGTGGCGTGGTGTGAACTCCAG GAACGGAAATTGTCCAAGGCTGAGAGACAGAGGTTCAAAGAGGAGGCAGAGATGTTAAAGGCTCTCCAGCATCCCAACATCGTTCGATTTTACGACTTCTGGGAATCACCGGTCAAAGGGAAGAAGTGCATCGTTCTGGTGACGGAGCTGATGACCTCAGGGACACTGAAAAC GTATCTGAAGCGTTTTAAGGTGATGAAGCCTAAAGTTCTTAGGAGCTGGTGCAGGCAGATTCTCAAAGGCCTCCACTTTCTGCACACAAGGACTCCTCCAATCATCCACAGAGATCTCAAGTGTGACAACATCTTCATCACTGGTCCCACAGGCTCTGTCAAAATAGGAGACCTGGGCCTGGCAACACTGAAGAGGGCCTCCTTTGCGAAAAGTGTTATTG GCACTCCAGAGTTCATGGCCCCAGAGATGTATGAGGAGCACTATGACGAGGCTGTGGATGTCTACGCCTTTGGGATGTGTATGCTGGAGATGGCCACCTCAGAATATCCTTACTCTGAGTGTCAAAACGCTGCTCAGATCTACCGCAAAGTCACCAGT GGGGTGAAACCTGCCAGCTACAGCAAAGTCAGTGACCCAGAAATTAAGGAAATAATCGGGGAATGTATCTGCAACAAATGGGAGGAAAG GTACTCCATCAAGGACCTCCTGAATCACGCCTTCTTTGCAGAGGATACAGGCGTGAGGGTGGAGCTCAATGAAGACGATGATGGGAAGAAGTCATCCATTGCTCTGAAGCTGTGGGTTGAGGATGCTAAAAAGCTGAAGGGGAAGTACAAGGACACCGGTGCCATTGAGTTTTCCTTTGACTTGGTGAACGAGGTCCCAGAGGTTGTTGCCCAAGAAATG GTGGAATCAGGTTTTTTCCTGGACTGTGATGTGAAGGTAGTTGGGAAGTCCATCCGGGACCGAGTGGCTCTCATCAAATGGAGGAGGGAGCGGACTGTCTCGTCGGCAAATGGCGAGGCAGCCGTGAAGAAGCCGCAGCAGAACCTACTGCAGGTGCCCGGTGCCGTTGTACCACAGGCACCTACATTAGCTACGACAGATTACGACGACCAAGAGGTGGAGCCGCAGACCTTGATCTGCACCGTGCCAGCCGCCACGTCTACCACAT CTGACAGCGGAGTGAGCACTGCCATGCAATTAGATAACCTAAACAATCAGCAAGATGGCCTTTACCAGTCGCTTCCAGAACCCATTTCCACAGCTCAGATGATCTACAGTCCTCCTGCACAGGCAGACCCTCAGCTGCACCAGGGGCCCTACCAGCAACCCACAGCACAGGCCTCTCATGAAAACTACACACTAACATCCACTCAACTACACCAGGGAGCCTACCAGCAAACCACAGGTCAGCTGCATCCTGGGGCCTATCATCAACCCGCAGCACAACTGCACCAGGGGCCTTGTCAGTCTCAAACA TGCCATCTCCAACCAGCTGCTGTTCTGCCCCAG GTACAGATGATTGCACCACAGGGTAATTTAGAAGACATTCACCTGTGGGCTCCAGTCCATCCTGTCTTGCCTGCTGTTCAGCCTCCTCTCTGGGGAAGCGGAGTAGACGCCGAAACGTCTGCAGCCGGCCGAGACTTGATTGTAGCTCCTACAGTCCCAACCCCAGCCTCAATCTCGGCTACAGCCCAAGTTGAAACTCAAGCCCCAGCACAAACTCCAGCACAAAACCAACCACCGCTCCCAATATCAGTTCAAGCTCCAGTCATGCCTCAAACTCCAGCTTTGACCCTTGTTAATGCCCCAACTTCAGTCCCAATGCAAGTTCCAACATCAGTGCAAACCATAGCCCCAGTTCAAGCACCAGGCTCTGCATCGGGTCTCACTTTTGGAACACCAAAAGGCTCATCTACAAGCTCAGATACATCTTCTGCAATTGGTAAACCCAAACACTCAGTGCCAGGTTTAGGCTCTGCCCAGATCCCTGGCACGCTGCCAGACCCAGCTCCTGTCGCAGCTCCAGTTCTGCAGCCTGCTGGCATCCAGACAGCAGTCTCACTGTCTGAGTGTGCCAGCCTGGCCACACCTCAGCAAAACTTCGAGTTGACATCTGCATCTAGCACCCTTCAACAAGAGCCCTGTGTAGAG GATGTGCTTCAGGACAAACCCGTATCTTTACCCAGTTATTTCTATGACAG CGTCAACTCTGACGTGGCATCAGGTAAGGAAACAAGTGACGGCTATGACAGCTTGGCTAGTGGAGGGAAGGGCGACGGAAAACCCAGGAAACACCACCGCAAGTCTGCCCGCACACGCTCCCGGCAGGAAAAGACCAGCAAACCCAAACTGAGCATGCTCAAT GTTTCCAACACTGGGGATAAAATGGTCGAATGTCAGCTGGAGACTCACAACCACAAAATGGTGACATTTAAATTTGATCTGGATGGAGATGCACCGGAGGAAATTGCCACTTACATG GTAGAGAACGGGTTCATCCTACTTTTAGAGAAGGAGATCTTCATTGACCAGCTAAAGGACATTGTGGATAAAGCTGAAGACATGCTGAATGAAGACTTGGAGGGTGAAAGGGCCTCCGCCTTGAGTTGTAGTCCTGAACAAGGCCAGCTTTCGGAGGGGCTGGTCGGAGAG AGTCAGCAGCCTGGAGGACCTCAGCCTGTCTATCAGCAGAATG TTCTTCATACAGGAAAGAGATGGTTCATAATCTGCCCCGTAGAGGAGACGCCCACATCCAGCCAGGAAACCCCGTCTGATGGTACAGCTACACAGTCTCCCGGGAGTTCAGCCAACACCCAGCCTGCTGACAGTGGCACTGCAAGGCCGTCTGTATCCAGAG AAGAGGGGTCGTCCTCCACAATGTCTGGTGGAAGTGGAGGCTTCACCTACGATTTGTATGGATTCTGTAGCCCTCCGATAATGTCCAACACAGACCCTCTCCTCTTAGCTACTCTGTCTCCCCCTGTGTCTGCTCCCCCGACCCTTCAGTCAGTGACCTCGGTGGAGCCTGTGGCCAGCTCGGTGCAGCCCAGTGTTCATCAGGCCCAGCCAGCCAGAGCTCAAACTTTGCCCCCGTCATCCCCACATACGTCTTTCCCAGTGGATGAGTCACAGGGATCCCCTTTGGGCTCCGTCTCCCCGATCCAAGCAGCTCAGCAGATGCCCGACATGACATGTCCTGTTTCTATGGCTGACGAGGTGCCGTGCTGCCCTCTGGTCATGCCCCTGTCTCTGGATGTGAGCGGTTTACAGGCCGggtctcctctcactcctcttcCACTCCAGGAGCCAGGTTCAGCCAAAGAGCCGCTGTCTGTCTCCTACGCGTCAGCAGTGCGCAGCGAGCGCCCACAGCAGCCCGTGGTGATGCACCAGCCGTTTTCCAGCGTGGGGGGGACCAAAGTGTCCTCAGTACCCCAGAGCCCAGCGCCATCCCAGCACGGCGCAGGGCCCGGGGAGTCAGACGGTGAAGGAAGGCTGGGCCGCGGGGGCTTTGTGGACAGCACCATTAAAACACTGGATGAGAAGCTAAGGAACTTGCTCTACCAGGAATATGCTCCCATGTATCCATCAGGCAGCGTTGCAGAGACACCAGGCTCCGGCACCGAGTACATCCAGTCTCCTCCTGGTCCAGACAGCGCCGCAGGAGGGTCAGGAAACAGCACTCCAGGGCTGATGGGGGAGGGACGCTACAGGGCAGGAGAACAGCTG CCTCAAATTCCAGAGCGAATGGATAGTTTGAGCACGCTGAGTGACTCAGCCGTGTGTG CTTCCCTGTCAAGAAGACACGTTCCTCACTCTGCTTCCTGCTCTGGAACAAGAGGCCGATTTAAG ATAATGTCTGTTCCTCCTGAAGTGGCCAATAGACGAGATGTGAAGCAGAGGAGCTGGAGCAGCGCTGCCTCACCGGCGCACCCTATAGGATACAACGAGGACCACGGCCAGGCTGAGGCCATGTCCGCATCCACCACAATTGGCCGTTTCTCTGTGGTTAGCACTGAAGATGACATTACGCAGAGGACGCGCTGCAGCCGCTATTCTGCACCGCCTGATTTCTACCTGGACACACCTCCGTCCATGGCCAAGCGGGCCTCCCTGCCTCACGCCCTGACCTCGAACTCTGTCTCTGTGGATGTCACGGTCCATGctcgtttcctctcctcagACTCGGGGGCTGAGAGCAGCCCTGCAAAGCTGGCTCCTGCCACGCCGTCTCAACATACTCGCTCTGAGCGCAGAGGAAGTGACCTCATGAAGAGGGCAGTGGCCTTCCTCCGTCGTTCAGGGCGCAGCAGCAGCGTGCAGAGCTCTGACTCGCCGAATAGGCACGGAGGCGTGCATGGCTCGGCCTATGCCAGCAGTGATAATGACTCAGAGATGGAGGACTCGGACATGAAGAGGGAACTACAGAGGCTCAGGGAGAA ACATCTGAGGGAGATCTCTGAGCTGCAGGCCCACCAGCGGGGGGAAGTGGAGCTGCTGTATCGCCGGCTTGGCAAAGCCCCTCCTACTGGCCTTGGTCTCTCGCACGTTGCACCACACGCCGGTCGTAGGAAGCGGTCCAGCAAGCACAGACTGAAACCTGGCAAACTTCTCAGCCCTCTGGTCCAACAATTTAGAAATGTCACAACCAAAACTAGTGACTCCAGCAGATCCA gtgctgCTGCAGGTGCAGGTGAGCCCACAGTCAGTTTAAATGGCTCTCCAGCCAAAGGGTCTTTACCCACTCACGGCAGGGCACGGTCATGCACCAGCCACCTTCCCAGCTCAACCACAGAGCCCGTACAGACTCAGCAGCCCTGTTCCCTCAAGGGATCGTTTTCTTCTGATAATATTTACGCGGGACTACGCGGAGACGGCACCGGCACTCAAGCTCCACCCGGACAAG GCTGGTCTAATCAACCTCAAACATCTGAGAGAGTGACCTATAAATCGAGTAGCAAGCCTCGAGCTAGATTTCTCAGTGGGCCTGTGTCTTTGTCTATCT gGTCAACACTGAAGCGATTGTGTCTCGGCAAAGAGCGTGGCAACA GGTCTGGAGCCGGGCCAGGGCCTTTCAATCAATCACAGCAGCCGCCTACCGGTGCCACACCTCCTTCTCATCAGCCAGTGATGGGGCTGGCCCAAGCTCAAGCcaataacagcaacaacaagACAGGCACATACACTGGCTCATCCATGAGTGCCAACGAAAACAACCTGCCTGAAGACTTGCAGCGGCTGATGGAGGACTGGGCCCAGGAGGTTCTCATCGTCACCCACAGGCCGCGCACCAACTCTCTGAGCATCAGTGGGCAGCAGCTTTGGAATCAGGTTGTGCCTCGAACACGTGGACAACTGGCTAGTGCTTCAGAT GTATCATGGACAGCTTCGGGTCCAGAGGCCTGCAGTCTTCCCGTGTCATGGCCCGATAGCCCCGGGTCAACAGTGATGACCGGCCCCTCCACAGGGCCAGGTTATCAGCTACACTCTCCTGCTGCGTTCAGGGCCTTGTCCTCATCTCTTTCTGTTAGCCAGTGGCCTGGGTTGCTCTTCCCCCTTCCTTCAGGAGTCTTTGCCTTTCCTGCTGTGCCCTCAGCCCAGGACGCCCACAGCCCCATTCCAGCTCCATCGTATCAGCCGCCCGACCCCAAAGCCAGGACTCTCTAA